One Puniceicoccales bacterium DNA window includes the following coding sequences:
- the plsY gene encoding glycerol-3-phosphate 1-O-acyltransferase PlsY — MEISEQNYFMSGVLLIGYIIGSIPFAVIISRMHGVNILKVNSGNPGATNVKRSVGNKAGNLVFILDFLKGFIPTALVQYVFLRQYVNFTINVNIALLAGLILGHNFSIFLKFKGGKGITTTMGGMLAIMPGCFGVGLVTWLVIFKATRFVSLASLFFVTSLPLTSYLFGYPKEAIVFCIALMVIAILMHRANIKRLLDGTEYRFIKNQQENHDI, encoded by the coding sequence ATGGAAATATCGGAACAAAACTATTTTATGTCAGGTGTGTTATTGATCGGATACATCATCGGCTCGATACCATTTGCTGTCATCATATCCAGGATGCATGGAGTCAATATACTCAAGGTTAATAGCGGAAACCCCGGCGCAACCAATGTGAAAAGATCCGTCGGTAACAAGGCAGGAAACCTGGTATTCATTCTTGATTTTTTAAAAGGATTTATCCCCACGGCACTTGTGCAGTATGTATTTCTGCGCCAATATGTAAACTTTACAATCAATGTAAATATTGCATTGCTTGCCGGATTGATACTCGGCCATAATTTTTCTATTTTTTTGAAATTTAAAGGAGGGAAAGGCATAACCACAACCATGGGAGGAATGCTCGCCATAATGCCAGGTTGCTTCGGCGTTGGCCTGGTTACCTGGTTGGTTATATTTAAAGCCACAAGGTTCGTTTCATTGGCCTCTTTATTTTTTGTAACAAGCTTGCCATTAACATCCTATCTATTCGGTTATCCCAAAGAAGCAATAGTCTTCTGCATCGCCCTGATGGTGATAGCAATCCTTATGCATAGAGCGAACATAAAGCGATTGCTAGATGGCACAGAGTATAGATTTATCAAAAACCAACAGGAGAATCATGATATATAG
- a CDS encoding UDPGP type 1 family protein — protein MEAVERELLEKFSYYGQDHVFRFLNDLNSTERADLLCQAKGINLHKLSGKIRTLLALNNGFIGLHFKDVATQVNFIGLPNNDTDEKKWAEAYHIGEKALGEGRIAVLTAAGGQGSRLGRASPKGMLKVTPVNGKTLFQVFAEKIRFAEKKYGHKIHWFIMTSDRNRNEIIKFFYENDSFGLAHVHFFNQGSLPAVDFSGKIMMEEKHRIAMHPDGHGGVFGAFVNSGLLDILDENDIDMISYFQVDNPLVRCIDPHFVGFHIKQQSQMSCRMVTKTYPEEKIGVFCTMYDKTAIIEYSDLSAELAGEKDITGRLRFRAGNAAIHIFDRDFVKAIGDENALKQLQVHMAKKRIPTIDANGNYIEPESVNGVKFETFVFDALQFAQRSLVLEADRRENFSPIKNLHGTDSLATCKQNQLRLFARWLLAGGAEIPVDATGLPPFNIEISPLFAENKVDFLLKWNALKVKPAISANSYIS, from the coding sequence ATGGAGGCAGTTGAGCGGGAGTTGCTTGAAAAATTTAGCTACTACGGGCAAGATCATGTTTTTAGATTTTTAAATGATCTTAATAGTACCGAGAGGGCCGATCTTTTGTGCCAGGCCAAAGGAATAAATTTACATAAATTATCCGGCAAAATTAGAACGTTATTGGCTCTGAACAATGGATTTATCGGCCTGCATTTTAAGGACGTGGCTACCCAGGTTAATTTTATTGGATTACCAAACAACGATACCGATGAAAAAAAATGGGCCGAGGCTTATCATATAGGCGAGAAGGCTCTAGGCGAGGGTCGTATCGCGGTTTTAACCGCTGCTGGTGGCCAAGGTAGTAGGCTTGGCCGGGCAAGTCCCAAAGGTATGCTGAAGGTAACTCCGGTCAATGGAAAAACTTTATTTCAGGTTTTTGCTGAAAAAATTCGATTCGCGGAAAAAAAATACGGCCATAAAATCCACTGGTTTATAATGACCAGCGACAGGAATCGTAACGAGATAATAAAATTTTTTTATGAAAATGATTCATTTGGCCTAGCTCACGTACATTTCTTTAATCAAGGATCTCTGCCGGCCGTTGATTTTTCAGGTAAGATAATGATGGAAGAAAAGCATAGGATAGCGATGCATCCGGATGGTCATGGTGGTGTATTTGGTGCTTTTGTAAACAGCGGCTTACTCGACATTTTAGATGAAAACGACATCGATATGATAAGCTATTTTCAGGTGGATAATCCGCTGGTAAGATGCATAGATCCACACTTTGTTGGATTTCATATAAAGCAGCAATCCCAAATGTCCTGTCGTATGGTTACCAAGACATATCCTGAGGAAAAAATAGGTGTTTTTTGTACCATGTATGATAAGACTGCCATTATAGAGTATAGCGATTTGTCAGCGGAACTTGCTGGTGAGAAAGACATTACAGGTCGGTTAAGATTCAGGGCCGGCAATGCAGCGATTCATATTTTTGACAGGGATTTTGTAAAAGCAATAGGTGATGAAAATGCTCTTAAGCAGCTGCAGGTTCATATGGCCAAGAAAAGGATCCCAACCATCGATGCCAATGGCAATTACATTGAACCAGAATCTGTTAATGGGGTTAAATTTGAAACATTTGTGTTTGATGCATTGCAGTTTGCTCAGAGGAGTCTAGTTCTGGAAGCGGATAGGCGGGAAAATTTTAGCCCAATAAAAAATTTGCATGGCACGGACTCTCTGGCTACCTGTAAGCAGAATCAGCTTAGGTTATTCGCAAGATGGCTTTTGGCTGGAGGGGCAGAAATTCCGGTCGATGCAACCGGATTACCACCGTTTAACATAGAAATCTCGCCGTTGTTTGCTGAGAATAAGGTGGATTTTTTGCTAAAATGGAATGCGCTTAAAGTGAAACCAGCCATTTCTGCCAATAGCTATATATCATGA
- a CDS encoding septum formation initiator family protein, giving the protein MGIILQRKYFSALKMVEHEYNKKTPFSMTLKLYKVSLFFSCMSLFIVFTVSSIVLIRTWREYKNVLHLEACQASELDCLHKDNEKYRAHIIQLLNDDEFVEHIARQRIGYVENDEILFRFD; this is encoded by the coding sequence ATGGGAATCATATTGCAAAGGAAATACTTTTCTGCTTTAAAAATGGTTGAGCATGAATATAATAAAAAAACGCCTTTTTCGATGACCCTGAAATTATATAAAGTTTCATTGTTTTTTTCATGCATGTCATTATTTATTGTATTCACCGTGTCCAGTATTGTTTTAATCAGAACCTGGAGGGAATATAAAAATGTTTTACATTTGGAGGCTTGTCAAGCTTCTGAGTTGGATTGTTTGCATAAAGATAATGAAAAATACAGGGCCCATATAATTCAGTTGCTCAACGACGATGAATTTGTAGAACACATAGCAAGACAAAGAATTGGTTATGTAGAGAATGATGAGATATTATTTCGTTTTGATTAG